The following proteins come from a genomic window of Synechococcus sp. BIOS-E4-1:
- the rpoB gene encoding DNA-directed RNA polymerase subunit beta: protein MSSSAIQVAKTATYLPDLVEVQRASFKWFLERGLIEELESFSPITDYTGKLELHFVGSEYRLKRPRHDVEEAKRRDATFASQMYVTCRLVNKETGEIKEQEVFIGELPLMTERGTFIINGAERVIVNQIVRSPGVYFKDEMDKNGRRTYNASVIPNRGAWLKFETDKNDLLHVRVDKTRKINAHVLMRAMGLSDNDVIDKLRHPEYYKKSIEAANDEGISSEDQALLELYKKLRPGEPPSVSGGQQLLQTRFFDPKRYDLGRVGRYKINKKLRLTIPDSVRTLTHEDVLSTLDYLINLELDVGGASLDDIDHLGNRRVRSVGELLQNQVRVGLNRLERIIKERMTVGETDSLTPAQLVNPKPLVAAIKEFFGSSQLSQFMDQTNPLAELTHKRRISALGPGGLTRERAGFAVRDIHPSHYGRLCPIETPEGPNAGLINSLATHARVNEYGFIETPFWKVENGRVLKQGDPIYLSADLEDECRVAPGDVATDSDGTILADLIPVRYRQDFEKVPPEQVDYVQLSPVQVISVATSLIPFLEHDDANRALMGSNMQRQAVPLLRPERPLVGTGLETQVARDSGMVPITRVNGTVTFVDATAIVVQDEEGLEHTHFLQKYQRSNQDTCLNQRPIVRQGDQVIVGQVLADGSACEGGEIALGQNVLIAYMPWEGYNYEDAILVSERLVNDDLYTSVHIEKYEIEARQTKLGPEEITREIPNVAEESLGNLDEMGIIRIGAFVESGDILVGKVTPKGESDQPPEEKLLRAIFGEKARDVRDNSLRVPSTERGRVVDVRIYTREQGDELPPGANMVVRVYVAQRRKIQVGDKMAGRHGNKGIISRILPREDMPYLPDGTPVDIVLNPLGVPSRMNVGQVFELLMGWAASNLDCRVKVVPFDEMYGAEKSQQTVEAFLKTAAKQPGKEWIYNPDDPGKLQLIDGRTGEPFDQPVAVGYSHFLKLVHLVDDKIHARSTGPYSLVTQQPLGGKAQQGGQRLGEMEVWALEAYGAAYTLQELLTVKSDDMQGRNEALNAIVKGKPIPRPGTPESFKVLMRELQSLGLDIAVFTDEGKEVDLMQDVNPRRSTPSRPTYESLGVADYDED, encoded by the coding sequence ACCGAGCGGGGGACGTTCATCATCAACGGCGCAGAGCGCGTGATCGTGAATCAGATCGTGCGCAGCCCTGGTGTCTATTTCAAGGATGAAATGGACAAGAATGGGCGTCGTACCTACAACGCCAGCGTCATCCCCAACCGCGGGGCCTGGTTGAAGTTCGAGACCGATAAGAACGATCTGCTGCATGTCCGGGTTGACAAGACTCGCAAGATCAACGCCCACGTGCTGATGCGCGCCATGGGGCTGTCGGACAACGATGTGATCGACAAGCTCCGGCATCCGGAGTACTACAAAAAGTCGATTGAAGCCGCCAACGACGAGGGCATCAGCTCCGAGGATCAGGCTTTGCTCGAGCTTTACAAGAAGCTGCGTCCGGGTGAGCCGCCATCAGTCAGTGGTGGTCAGCAGCTGCTGCAGACCCGTTTCTTTGATCCCAAGCGCTACGACCTTGGCCGGGTGGGCCGTTACAAGATCAATAAGAAACTTCGTCTTACCATCCCCGACTCCGTGCGCACCCTCACCCACGAGGATGTGCTTTCAACCCTTGATTACCTGATCAATCTTGAGCTGGATGTCGGTGGTGCCAGCCTCGATGACATCGATCATCTGGGCAATCGCCGGGTCCGCTCGGTGGGTGAGCTGCTTCAGAACCAGGTGCGTGTGGGTCTGAACCGCCTTGAGCGAATCATCAAGGAACGCATGACCGTTGGTGAGACCGACTCGCTCACCCCTGCCCAGCTGGTCAATCCCAAGCCGCTTGTCGCTGCCATCAAGGAGTTCTTCGGCTCCAGTCAGCTGAGTCAGTTCATGGATCAGACCAATCCTTTGGCTGAACTCACGCACAAGCGACGCATTTCAGCGCTTGGCCCAGGTGGTCTGACACGGGAGCGTGCTGGCTTCGCTGTTCGTGATATTCATCCTTCCCACTACGGACGTCTCTGCCCGATCGAGACACCCGAGGGTCCCAATGCTGGCCTGATCAATTCACTCGCAACCCACGCCAGGGTGAACGAATACGGCTTTATCGAAACCCCGTTCTGGAAAGTCGAGAACGGTCGGGTGCTCAAGCAGGGCGATCCGATCTATCTATCGGCAGACCTCGAGGACGAATGCCGTGTCGCTCCTGGAGATGTGGCGACCGACAGCGATGGAACGATTCTCGCGGATCTGATTCCTGTCCGATATCGGCAGGATTTTGAAAAGGTCCCCCCCGAGCAGGTCGATTACGTGCAGCTCTCACCCGTGCAGGTGATCTCCGTTGCCACCTCCCTGATTCCCTTTCTGGAGCACGACGACGCCAACCGCGCACTGATGGGCTCTAACATGCAGCGTCAGGCCGTTCCGCTGTTGCGTCCGGAGCGACCGCTTGTGGGAACAGGTTTGGAAACCCAGGTCGCCCGCGACTCGGGCATGGTTCCGATCACCCGTGTGAACGGCACTGTGACCTTCGTCGACGCCACTGCGATTGTGGTCCAGGACGAGGAAGGTCTCGAACATACTCACTTCCTTCAGAAATACCAGCGTTCCAATCAGGACACTTGTCTGAACCAGCGTCCGATTGTTCGCCAGGGAGACCAGGTGATCGTGGGCCAGGTGCTTGCTGATGGATCTGCCTGTGAAGGCGGTGAGATCGCTCTCGGTCAGAACGTGCTGATCGCTTACATGCCCTGGGAGGGCTACAACTACGAGGACGCCATCCTTGTCAGTGAGCGTCTGGTCAATGATGACCTTTACACCTCGGTGCATATCGAGAAGTATGAGATCGAGGCCCGTCAGACCAAGCTGGGTCCGGAAGAGATCACCCGAGAGATTCCCAACGTTGCGGAGGAAAGCCTCGGCAACCTCGATGAAATGGGCATCATCCGCATCGGCGCATTCGTCGAAAGCGGCGACATACTTGTCGGCAAGGTCACGCCGAAGGGTGAATCCGATCAACCACCTGAGGAGAAACTGCTTCGTGCGATCTTCGGTGAAAAAGCCCGTGATGTTCGCGACAACTCACTGAGGGTGCCAAGCACCGAACGTGGACGTGTCGTGGATGTGCGCATCTATACCCGTGAACAGGGTGATGAGCTGCCGCCCGGCGCGAACATGGTGGTGCGTGTTTATGTGGCCCAACGCCGCAAAATTCAGGTTGGCGACAAGATGGCCGGTCGCCACGGCAACAAGGGAATCATCAGCCGCATCCTCCCCCGTGAGGACATGCCTTACCTGCCCGATGGCACTCCTGTGGACATCGTGCTGAACCCTCTCGGCGTTCCCAGCCGCATGAATGTCGGACAGGTCTTCGAGCTGCTCATGGGTTGGGCCGCGTCCAACCTCGACTGCCGTGTGAAGGTTGTGCCCTTCGACGAGATGTATGGCGCGGAGAAGTCTCAACAAACTGTTGAGGCCTTCCTGAAGACCGCAGCCAAACAGCCCGGCAAGGAGTGGATCTACAACCCGGATGACCCCGGCAAGCTCCAGCTGATCGATGGACGTACCGGTGAGCCATTTGATCAACCTGTCGCCGTTGGTTACTCCCACTTCCTCAAGCTGGTTCACCTGGTGGATGACAAGATCCACGCCCGCTCGACTGGCCCTTACTCACTTGTGACTCAGCAACCTCTGGGGGGCAAGGCCCAGCAGGGTGGCCAGCGTCTTGGAGAAATGGAGGTGTGGGCTCTCGAGGCCTATGGAGCCGCCTACACCCTTCAGGAGCTGCTCACCGTCAAGTCCGACGACATGCAAGGTCGCAACGAAGCTCTCAACGCCATTGTCAAGGGCAAGCCGATCCCGCGTCCGGGAACCCCGGAATCCTTCAAGGTGCTGATGCGCGAGCTTCAGTCGCTGGGCCTGGACATCGCCGTCTTCACCGATGAAGGCAAAGAAGTGGACCTGATGCAGGACGTGAATCCACGTCGCAGCACCCCCAGCAGGCCCACCTACGAATCCCTGGGCGTCGCTGACTACGACGAGGACTGA
- the rlmN gene encoding 23S rRNA (adenine(2503)-C(2))-methyltransferase RlmN produces MSKALLGRSAAELQDWVVSQGQKAFRGRQLHDWLYSKGARSLDDITVLPKAWRATLSDQGVSIGRLKEVHRSVASDATTKLLLATDDGETIETVGIPTDQRLTVCVSSQVGCPMACRFCATGKDGLQRSLRTHEIVDQVLSVREVMDRRPSHIVFMGMGEPLLNSRAVLEAIRCLSDDLGIGQRRITVSTVGVPKTLPQLAELAIETLGRAQFTLAVSLHAPNQQLREDLIPTAKFYPYDVLLDDCRHYLEVTGRRVSFEYILLGELNDRPEHAEELADRVGGFQSHVNLIAYNPIEEEEFQRPSRERIEGFRRVLERRGVAVSLRSSRGLDQDAACGQLRRSRQQ; encoded by the coding sequence GTGAGCAAAGCTCTGCTCGGTCGCAGCGCGGCCGAGCTTCAGGACTGGGTGGTGTCCCAGGGGCAGAAAGCTTTCCGAGGGCGTCAGCTCCACGATTGGCTTTATTCCAAGGGTGCTCGTTCTCTCGACGACATTACTGTTCTGCCCAAGGCCTGGCGCGCCACGCTCAGCGATCAGGGTGTGAGCATCGGCCGCTTGAAAGAGGTGCATCGTTCAGTGGCATCCGATGCCACCACCAAGCTGCTGCTGGCCACCGATGACGGTGAAACCATCGAAACGGTGGGCATTCCCACGGATCAACGTCTTACTGTCTGTGTGTCCAGTCAGGTGGGCTGCCCGATGGCATGCCGTTTCTGCGCGACTGGAAAAGACGGGTTGCAGCGTTCACTGCGTACCCACGAAATTGTCGATCAGGTGCTCAGTGTGCGGGAGGTGATGGATCGCCGTCCCTCTCACATCGTGTTCATGGGGATGGGTGAACCTCTGCTCAACAGCCGTGCCGTCCTGGAAGCGATCCGTTGCCTCAGTGATGATTTGGGCATCGGCCAGCGCCGGATCACTGTGAGCACCGTTGGCGTGCCAAAAACATTGCCTCAGCTTGCTGAGCTGGCCATTGAAACCCTGGGCAGAGCTCAGTTCACCCTGGCGGTGAGTTTGCACGCACCTAATCAGCAGTTGCGGGAGGATCTCATCCCAACCGCCAAGTTCTACCCCTATGACGTTCTGCTCGACGACTGTCGCCACTACCTGGAGGTCACAGGCAGACGGGTGAGCTTCGAATACATCCTGCTTGGAGAACTCAATGACCGGCCAGAGCATGCCGAGGAACTGGCTGACCGTGTCGGGGGTTTTCAGAGTCACGTCAATTTGATTGCCTACAACCCGATTGAGGAAGAAGAGTTTCAGCGTCCATCCCGTGAACGTATTGAAGGATTCCGCCGTGTGCTTGAAAGGCGCGGTGTGGCCGTGAGCCTGCGCTCCAGTAGGGGCCTCGACCAGGATGCGGCCTGTGGCCAGCTGAGGAGATCGCGACAGCAGTAA
- a CDS encoding high light inducible protein, with protein sequence MLEPTTIPVRRLPRYGFHTHTERLNGRMAMLGFIALLAVEIKLGHGLLIW encoded by the coding sequence ATGCTTGAACCCACCACGATTCCCGTTCGTCGTCTGCCCCGCTATGGGTTTCACACCCATACCGAGCGTCTCAACGGACGCATGGCCATGCTCGGATTCATCGCCTTGCTTGCCGTGGAAATCAAGCTTGGGCATGGGCTTCTGATCTGGTGA
- a CDS encoding DNA-directed RNA polymerase subunit beta' has translation MTSTPSKSRKSSKSSKAAKAAKAAAAAAKEARALAKTPPPFRNRVVDKKGLKQLVAWAYKHHGTAATSAMADQLKDLGFKYATQAAVSISVDDLKVPEAKQDLLGEAEELITATEESYRLGVITEVERHTKVIDTWTETNERLVDAVKKNFNQNDPLNSVWMMANSGARGNMSQVRQLVGMRGLMANPQGEIIDLPIRTNFREGLTVTEYVISSYGARKGLVDTALRTADSGYLTRRLVDVAQDVIVREDDCGTTRLIVVKAENGKFGNRLVGRLTADQVVSAEGEVLAERNTEIDPPLSQRIQKAGVEAVSVRSPLTCEANRSVCRKCYGWALAHNELVDLGEAVGIIAAQSIGEPGTQLTMRTFHTGGVSTAESGVVRSKVEGTVEYGAKARVRPYRTPHGVDAQQAEADFKLTINPSGKGKAQKIEITSGSLLFVDNGQEIAADVTVAQIAAGAVKKSVEKATKDVICDLAGQVSYDPTIQPREVTDRQGNITHKAQRLGRMWVLAGDVYNLPPNAQPVVTAGAQVTAGQVLAEASQASEYGGAVRLRDALGDSREVQIVTTSMTLRDFKLQGESTHAGEIWNLEAKDGTRYRLNTIPGSKIGSGEVVAELNDDRFRTQTGGLVRFAPGLAIKKARSAKNGYEVNKGGTLLWIPQETHEINKDISLLMITDGQWIEAGTEVVKDIFSQTAGIVTVTQKNDILREIIVRSGSFHLCTEKKALERFTGDGVMVNPGEPIAKGISSDAMVYVQTVETPEGSGLLLRPIEEYTIPNEAQLPDLGHVKQPNGPHLGLKATQRLSFKDNELVKSVEGVELLRTQLMLETFDTTPQMTVDVERVPDRRAKTIERLQLVILESILVRRDTISDSSHGSTHTELQIEDGQSIKAGDVVATTQILCKQEGVAQMPEATESEPVRRLIVERAEDTVTISTSAKPVVTVGQRIVDGDLLAEGQLADCCGEVERVDGKAVTLRLGRPYMISPDSLLHVRDGDLVQRGDGLALLVFERQKTGDIVQGLPRIEELLEARRPRESAILCKKPGTVEIKQGEDDETTVVTVIETDDAIGEYPILLGRNVMVNDGQQVTAGELLTDGPINPHELLECFFEDLRSRKPLMDAAQEAIANLQHRLVTEVQNVYKSQGVSIDDKHIEVIVRQMTSKVRVEDAGDTTLLPGELIELRQVEDTNQAMSITGGAPAEFTPVLLGITKASLNTDSFISAASFQETTRVLTEAAIEGKSDWLRGLKENVIIGRLIPAGTGFSGFEEELRAEAGPHPDILAEDPVGYRRMQNLRPDYTVDMPAAPVKDATAVLDDPSDADLEATRSRHGIEGGANFAAFARPDADNELKEEQVVDAEAVEGLQEEGLLSDE, from the coding sequence ATGACCTCCACCCCCTCCAAATCCCGTAAGTCCTCCAAGTCTTCCAAGGCGGCCAAGGCGGCCAAGGCTGCGGCTGCCGCAGCGAAGGAAGCCCGCGCTTTGGCCAAGACCCCACCACCCTTTCGCAATCGTGTGGTGGATAAAAAGGGTCTGAAACAGCTGGTTGCCTGGGCCTACAAGCACCACGGCACGGCGGCCACTTCCGCCATGGCTGACCAGCTCAAGGATCTTGGCTTCAAATACGCCACCCAGGCTGCAGTGTCCATTTCGGTGGACGATCTGAAGGTTCCCGAGGCGAAACAGGATCTTCTGGGAGAGGCGGAAGAGTTGATCACGGCAACCGAGGAGTCCTATCGCCTTGGTGTGATTACGGAGGTTGAGCGTCACACCAAGGTCATTGACACCTGGACCGAGACCAACGAGCGCTTGGTGGATGCGGTCAAGAAGAACTTCAACCAGAACGATCCACTCAATTCGGTGTGGATGATGGCCAACTCCGGTGCCCGGGGAAACATGTCCCAGGTGCGCCAGCTGGTCGGCATGCGCGGCCTGATGGCCAATCCTCAGGGGGAGATCATTGACCTGCCGATCCGCACCAATTTCCGTGAAGGCCTGACCGTCACCGAGTACGTCATCTCCTCCTATGGCGCCCGCAAGGGTCTGGTGGACACGGCACTGCGTACGGCTGATTCCGGTTACCTCACCCGACGTCTTGTGGATGTCGCGCAGGACGTGATTGTGCGCGAGGACGATTGCGGCACAACGCGTCTGATCGTTGTGAAGGCTGAGAACGGTAAGTTCGGCAATCGCCTGGTAGGTCGTCTAACCGCTGATCAGGTGGTGTCTGCCGAGGGTGAGGTGCTCGCCGAGCGCAACACTGAAATCGACCCGCCTCTCTCTCAGCGGATCCAGAAGGCTGGGGTTGAGGCGGTGAGTGTGCGCTCGCCGCTCACCTGTGAGGCCAACCGCTCGGTCTGCCGTAAGTGCTACGGCTGGGCTCTGGCCCACAACGAACTGGTGGACCTCGGAGAGGCCGTCGGCATCATCGCTGCCCAGTCGATTGGTGAGCCCGGAACGCAGCTCACGATGAGAACGTTCCACACCGGTGGTGTGTCAACGGCGGAATCCGGCGTGGTCCGCTCCAAGGTGGAGGGCACTGTTGAGTACGGCGCCAAAGCACGCGTGCGTCCTTACCGCACCCCCCATGGAGTTGACGCCCAGCAAGCTGAGGCTGATTTCAAGCTCACCATCAATCCCTCCGGCAAGGGCAAGGCTCAGAAGATCGAGATCACCAGCGGTTCGCTGCTGTTTGTAGACAACGGTCAGGAGATCGCCGCGGACGTGACCGTCGCTCAGATCGCCGCCGGTGCCGTCAAGAAGAGTGTTGAGAAGGCCACCAAGGACGTGATCTGTGATCTGGCTGGACAGGTCAGCTATGACCCCACCATTCAGCCCAGGGAAGTCACTGACCGCCAGGGCAACATCACCCACAAGGCACAACGTCTCGGAAGGATGTGGGTGCTTGCTGGGGATGTCTACAACCTTCCCCCCAATGCCCAGCCTGTGGTCACAGCTGGTGCTCAGGTCACGGCAGGCCAGGTGCTCGCGGAAGCCAGCCAGGCCAGTGAGTACGGCGGCGCCGTTCGCCTGCGAGACGCCCTTGGTGATTCACGTGAGGTGCAGATCGTCACCACCTCGATGACCCTGCGTGACTTCAAGCTGCAGGGTGAATCCACCCATGCTGGCGAGATCTGGAATCTGGAGGCCAAAGACGGCACCCGTTACCGCCTCAATACGATCCCAGGCAGCAAGATCGGCAGTGGCGAAGTCGTCGCTGAACTCAACGACGATCGCTTCCGCACCCAGACCGGTGGACTGGTTCGTTTCGCTCCCGGCCTGGCCATCAAGAAGGCCCGATCCGCCAAAAACGGTTACGAGGTCAATAAGGGTGGAACCCTGCTCTGGATTCCTCAGGAAACCCATGAGATCAACAAGGACATCTCCCTGCTGATGATCACAGACGGTCAGTGGATCGAAGCCGGTACTGAAGTGGTCAAGGACATCTTCAGCCAGACGGCCGGCATCGTCACCGTCACTCAGAAAAACGACATCCTGCGCGAGATCATCGTGCGCAGCGGCAGCTTCCATCTCTGCACTGAGAAAAAAGCTCTCGAGCGTTTCACCGGCGACGGTGTCATGGTCAATCCGGGTGAACCGATCGCCAAGGGCATCAGCAGCGACGCCATGGTGTATGTGCAAACCGTTGAAACTCCGGAGGGCTCAGGTCTGCTGCTTCGCCCGATTGAGGAATACACCATTCCGAATGAGGCACAGCTCCCTGATCTCGGACACGTCAAGCAACCAAATGGTCCTCACCTCGGCCTGAAGGCCACTCAGCGCCTGTCGTTCAAAGACAACGAGTTGGTCAAGTCTGTTGAGGGTGTCGAGCTGCTGCGCACACAGCTGATGCTTGAGACATTCGATACCACCCCACAGATGACTGTGGATGTGGAACGAGTGCCTGACAGGCGTGCCAAGACGATCGAACGTCTCCAGTTGGTGATATTGGAGAGTATTCTCGTCCGCCGCGACACGATTTCCGACTCCAGTCACGGTTCCACCCACACCGAACTCCAGATCGAGGATGGTCAGTCGATCAAGGCCGGCGATGTGGTGGCCACCACTCAGATCCTCTGCAAGCAGGAGGGTGTGGCTCAGATGCCTGAAGCCACTGAAAGTGAGCCTGTGCGTCGCTTGATTGTGGAGCGTGCGGAAGACACCGTCACCATCAGTACCTCCGCCAAGCCTGTCGTGACTGTGGGGCAGCGCATTGTTGACGGTGACCTTCTCGCTGAAGGCCAGCTCGCGGATTGCTGTGGCGAGGTGGAACGGGTGGATGGCAAGGCTGTCACGCTTCGTCTCGGCCGTCCTTACATGATTTCACCGGACTCCCTCCTGCATGTTCGCGACGGGGATCTGGTTCAGCGAGGCGATGGTCTTGCATTGCTGGTGTTTGAACGCCAGAAGACCGGTGACATCGTTCAGGGTCTGCCCAGAATCGAGGAGCTGCTGGAAGCCCGGCGTCCTCGGGAATCAGCGATTCTCTGCAAGAAGCCCGGCACGGTCGAGATCAAGCAGGGTGAAGACGATGAAACAACTGTGGTGACAGTCATCGAGACCGATGATGCCATCGGCGAGTATCCGATCCTGCTGGGTCGCAACGTGATGGTCAACGATGGCCAGCAGGTCACAGCCGGCGAGCTGTTGACGGACGGTCCGATCAATCCTCATGAGCTGTTGGAGTGTTTCTTCGAGGATCTGCGCAGTCGCAAGCCGCTGATGGATGCAGCCCAAGAGGCGATCGCCAACCTGCAACATCGCTTGGTGACTGAAGTCCAGAACGTCTACAAATCCCAGGGCGTGTCGATCGACGACAAACACATTGAGGTGATCGTGCGTCAGATGACCAGCAAAGTGCGGGTTGAGGATGCAGGCGACACCACCTTGCTGCCCGGCGAATTGATTGAGCTTCGTCAGGTGGAGGACACCAATCAGGCGATGTCGATCACCGGAGGCGCTCCCGCCGAATTCACTCCGGTTCTGCTGGGGATCACCAAAGCCTCCCTCAATACCGACAGCTTCATCTCCGCCGCCTCTTTCCAGGAGACGACAAGGGTTCTGACTGAAGCCGCCATCGAGGGCAAGAGCGACTGGCTCCGCGGTCTCAAGGAAAACGTGATCATCGGGCGCCTGATTCCCGCAGGCACCGGTTTCAGTGGTTTCGAAGAGGAACTGCGTGCGGAAGCCGGCCCCCATCCCGACATTCTTGCTGAGGATCCCGTCGGTTACCGCCGCATGCAGAACCTGCGTCCCGATTACACCGTCGACATGCCCGCCGCTCCAGTGAAAGATGCCACGGCAGTTCTGGATGACCCCAGCGATGCCGATCTGGAGGCCACTCGTAGCCGTCATGGCATTGAGGGTGGTGCCAACTTCGCCGCATTCGCACGCCCTGATGCTGACAATGAGCTGAAGGAAGAGCAGGTGGTTGATGCCGAGGCCGTGGAAGGGCTTCAGGAGGAGGGGCTTCTCAGCGATGAGTGA
- a CDS encoding DNA-directed RNA polymerase subunit gamma has translation MTNSNLRTENHFDYVKITLASPDRVMEWGQRTLPNGQVVGEVTKPETINYRTLKPEMDGLFCEKIFGPSKDWECHCGKYKRVRHRGIVCERCGVEVTESRVRRHRMGFIKLAAPVSHVWYLKGIPSYVAILLDMPLRDVEQIVYFNCYVVLDPGDHKDLKYKQLLTEDEWLEIEDEIYAEDSEIENEPVVGIGAEALKQLLEDLTLNEVAEQLREEIASSKGQKRAKLIKRLRVIDNFIATNARPEWMVLDVIPVIPPDLRPMVQLDGGRFATSDLNDLYRRVINRNNRLARLQEILAPEIIVRNEKRMLQEAVDALIDNGRRGRTVVGANNRPLKSLSDIIEGKQGRFRQNLLGKRVDYSGRSVIVVGPKLKMHQCGLPKEMAIELFQPFVIHRLIRQNIVNNIKAAKKLIQRADDEVMQVLQEVIEGHPIMLNRAPTLHRLGIQAFEPKLVDGRAIQLHPLVCPAFNADFDGDQMAVHVPLAIEAQTEARMLMLASNNILSPATGEPIITPSQDMVLGAYYLTALQPQMSPIEFGDRSRTFSDLEDVIHAFEDKRLGLHDWVWVRFNGDVEDDDERDEPLKSESLSDGTRLEQWTYRRDRFDEEGALISRYVLTTVGRVVMNHTIIDAVAAT, from the coding sequence ATGACCAACAGCAACCTTCGGACCGAGAACCACTTCGATTACGTCAAGATCACACTCGCCTCGCCCGACCGGGTGATGGAGTGGGGTCAGCGCACCCTGCCCAACGGACAGGTGGTGGGTGAAGTCACCAAGCCGGAGACCATCAACTACCGAACCCTCAAGCCAGAGATGGACGGGTTGTTCTGCGAAAAGATCTTCGGCCCGTCCAAGGACTGGGAATGCCACTGCGGCAAATACAAGCGGGTGCGTCACCGCGGCATCGTCTGTGAGCGCTGCGGCGTAGAGGTCACTGAAAGTCGGGTGCGCAGGCATCGCATGGGCTTCATCAAGCTTGCCGCTCCTGTCTCTCATGTCTGGTATCTGAAGGGCATTCCCAGCTACGTGGCAATCCTTCTGGACATGCCTCTGCGCGATGTCGAGCAGATTGTTTACTTCAACTGCTACGTGGTCCTTGACCCAGGTGATCACAAGGATCTCAAGTACAAACAGTTGCTCACCGAGGACGAGTGGCTGGAGATCGAGGATGAGATCTATGCCGAAGATTCCGAGATTGAGAATGAGCCGGTGGTCGGAATCGGTGCGGAAGCGCTGAAGCAGCTGCTGGAAGACCTCACTCTCAATGAGGTGGCTGAACAGCTGCGTGAGGAAATCGCCAGCAGCAAGGGTCAGAAACGAGCCAAGCTGATCAAGCGCCTGCGCGTCATCGATAACTTCATCGCCACGAATGCCCGTCCGGAGTGGATGGTGCTCGATGTGATTCCGGTGATTCCTCCCGATCTGCGCCCGATGGTGCAGCTGGATGGCGGTCGTTTCGCCACCTCTGACCTCAATGACCTCTATCGCCGGGTCATCAACCGCAACAACCGGCTTGCGCGTCTGCAGGAAATTCTTGCCCCGGAGATCATCGTCCGCAATGAAAAGCGGATGCTGCAGGAGGCCGTGGACGCTTTGATCGACAACGGTCGACGCGGCCGCACCGTTGTCGGTGCCAACAACCGCCCCCTCAAGTCACTCAGCGACATCATTGAGGGCAAGCAGGGTCGTTTCCGTCAGAACCTGCTGGGCAAGCGTGTCGACTACTCCGGTCGTTCCGTGATCGTGGTGGGTCCGAAACTGAAGATGCATCAGTGCGGTCTGCCCAAGGAGATGGCGATCGAGCTGTTCCAGCCCTTCGTGATTCATCGCCTGATCCGTCAGAACATTGTCAACAACATCAAGGCTGCCAAGAAGCTCATCCAGCGTGCTGATGATGAGGTGATGCAGGTGTTGCAGGAGGTGATCGAGGGGCATCCGATCATGCTCAACCGTGCTCCGACCCTGCACCGACTGGGTATCCAGGCTTTTGAGCCCAAACTTGTGGATGGCCGCGCCATCCAGCTCCATCCCCTCGTCTGTCCGGCATTCAACGCCGACTTTGACGGTGACCAGATGGCCGTTCATGTGCCGCTGGCGATCGAAGCCCAGACCGAGGCACGCATGTTGATGCTGGCCAGCAACAACATCCTCTCTCCTGCCACCGGCGAACCGATCATCACGCCGTCTCAAGACATGGTGCTAGGCGCCTATTACCTGACGGCGCTTCAGCCGCAGATGAGCCCGATTGAATTCGGGGATCGCAGCCGGACCTTCTCCGACTTGGAGGACGTGATTCATGCCTTCGAGGACAAACGCCTCGGATTGCACGATTGGGTCTGGGTTCGCTTCAACGGCGACGTTGAGGACGATGACGAGCGCGATGAGCCCTTGAAGAGTGAATCTCTGTCCGATGGCACGCGGCTCGAGCAGTGGACCTACCGCCGCGACCGTTTTGATGAGGAAGGCGCTCTGATCAGCCGCTACGTCCTCACGACTGTGGGCCGTGTGGTGATGAATCACACCATCATTGATGCAGTGGCAGCCACCTGA